One Spiroplasma endosymbiont of Nebria brevicollis DNA window includes the following coding sequences:
- a CDS encoding Panacea domain-containing protein — protein MEINKVKGLCKEIIKFYDKEQKNKNIPKEMQENISNLRLQKILLFLYCYYWKELKKEIININFYAWTYGPVVKPLYNFLKDCGSNGIDIYRFQEFETPKYNKKIFQKILNHLSQFSTMRLVSASHDTEPWLKTPNSSVIDNELIKKWFEQDVPEIK, from the coding sequence ATGGAAATTAATAAAGTAAAAGGATTATGTAAAGAAATCATAAAATTTTATGATAAAGAACAAAAAAATAAGAATATACCAAAAGAAATGCAAGAAAATATTAGTAATTTAAGATTACAAAAAATCTTATTATTTCTTTATTGTTATTATTGAAAAGAACTTAAAAAAGAAATAATAAATATTAATTTTTATGCTTGAACATATGGACCAGTAGTAAAACCATTATATAATTTTTTAAAAGATTGTGGTTCTAATGGGATAGATATTTATAGATTTCAAGAATTTGAAACTCCTAAATATAATAAAAAAATATTTCAAAAAATATTAAATCATTTAAGTCAATTTTCTACAATGAGATTAGTTAGTGCTTCACATGATACAGAACCATGATTAAAAACTCCAAATTCATCTGTTATTGATAATGAATTAATTAAGAAATGATTTGAACAAGATGTCCCTGAAATCAAATAA
- a CDS encoding recombinase RecT — MANLILPKNIDKSKIQQFTNYYELTKLNDKKLSTLNPQSVINTLATIFELDLSNNPIKKEIALIPYNNELQVQIQEDGFLTLLQRSNCVIDFQREIITDKHIFNKETQRWELDPSKIFENKIIIGYYGMISIKNYLGKIITFIKGMTKQECEEHRKKYSKANGNSPWTTSFNAMALKTVIKAIIRDINKDPSIKLENQNIIDRAMQIDQAIVLENENIMYVDNPNNDNKEIKLKSIEEPKEEININYEQIQTNIDNLDKVVFSNE, encoded by the coding sequence ATGGCAAATTTAATATTACCTAAAAATATAGATAAATCAAAAATACAACAATTTACTAACTATTATGAATTAACAAAATTAAATGATAAAAAATTATCAACATTAAATCCACAATCAGTTATTAATACTTTAGCAACTATATTTGAATTAGATTTAAGTAATAATCCAATTAAAAAAGAAATAGCATTAATACCTTATAATAATGAATTACAAGTACAAATACAAGAAGATGGTTTTTTAACTTTATTACAACGTTCAAATTGTGTAATTGATTTTCAAAGAGAAATTATTACTGATAAACATATTTTTAATAAAGAAACTCAACGTTGAGAATTAGACCCTAGTAAAATATTTGAAAATAAAATAATTATTGGTTATTATGGTATGATTTCTATTAAAAATTATTTAGGTAAAATAATTACTTTTATTAAAGGTATGACTAAACAAGAATGTGAAGAACATAGAAAAAAATATAGTAAAGCAAATGGTAATAGTCCATGAACTACTAGTTTTAATGCTATGGCACTTAAAACAGTTATTAAAGCAATTATTAGAGATATTAATAAAGACCCTAGTATTAAATTAGAAAATCAAAATATTATTGATAGAGCAATGCAAATTGATCAAGCAATAGTATTAGAAAATGAAAATATAATGTATGTTGATAATCCAAATAATGATAATAAAGAAATTAAATTAAAATCTATTGAAGAACCAAAAGAAGAAATAAATATTAATTATGAACAAATACAAACTAATATTGATAATTTAGATAAGGTAGTATTTAGTAATGAATAA
- a CDS encoding PD-(D/E)XK nuclease family protein gives MQLKNNLIFKKDTHQYFLNKQEKISVSKIIQYYLYENKNPYENIPFDRLENARLRGETVHKVAELYFKNININNIKDKLLNNIQHLFNKNYLQYCENLLNNLQEFKVNTKYICEQVFTYDIIAGTPDLIYKENNLYTIIDFKTLSNMYKENKEKSILQLTAYYWILKNNGFNLSNTHYIYWIQKDNVEKILVEITDELVYEWEMAIALWKENH, from the coding sequence ATGCAATTAAAAAATAATTTAATTTTTAAAAAAGATACACATCAATATTTTTTAAATAAACAAGAAAAAATATCAGTATCTAAAATTATTCAATATTATTTATATGAAAATAAAAATCCTTATGAAAATATACCTTTTGATAGATTAGAAAATGCTAGATTAAGAGGAGAAACTGTTCATAAAGTAGCAGAATTATATTTTAAAAATATAAATATTAATAATATAAAAGATAAATTATTAAATAATATTCAACATTTATTTAATAAAAATTATTTACAATATTGTGAAAATTTATTAAATAATTTACAAGAATTTAAAGTAAATACTAAATATATATGTGAACAAGTATTTACTTATGATATTATTGCCGGAACACCAGATTTAATTTATAAAGAAAATAATTTATATACAATAATTGATTTTAAAACATTATCAAATATGTATAAAGAAAATAAAGAAAAATCAATATTACAATTAACTGCTTATTATTGAATATTAAAAAATAATGGTTTTAATTTATCAAATACACATTATATTTATTGAATTCAAAAAGATAATGTAGAAAAAATATTAGTAGAAATAACAGATGAATTAGTATATGAATGAGAAATGGCAATTGCACTTTGAAAGGAAAATCACTAA
- a CDS encoding Mbov_0401 family ICE element transposase-like protein gives MNFLTDELDYEECDKEINKNDINYFRNIWLAYDDFWHKNKYDKSKYKYVKTAPRSPNTKYGKINDFYRRCYLILETNEYYYPLDNYIKIKKRKRTLTNLEHIIIKNSGNGKRQSDVQDIVKNAKFSKTYMTNVMKNAVIGVEKIKEKKILLPNEKLFVNMDDCFISSLFNNKKQKNRIRTISANKGTDLEKSTKSRNVLKDKKITYMKTKNGERIKRQELIDKIYDFLDLQFIYNKSSLVFIGDGAPWIKTSAKKENIPYVIDRHHAFKALKKGFIFNRKVDNKKLTNAYNLFINGKYYLLLDFLKVNNIDEKIYKYFKNNKEGIINQKENWNQGVCAESDVSHLVKSLKGYGAKIYNDKVLNNLLLINSARINKLNLLL, from the coding sequence ATGAATTTTCTTACTGATGAACTTGATTATGAAGAATGTGATAAAGAAATTAATAAAAATGATATTAATTATTTCAGAAATATATGATTAGCATATGATGATTTTTGACATAAAAATAAATATGATAAAAGTAAATATAAATATGTTAAAACTGCTCCAAGAAGCCCAAATACTAAATATGGTAAAATAAATGATTTTTATCGTAGATGTTATTTAATATTAGAAACTAATGAATATTATTATCCTTTAGATAATTATATAAAAATTAAAAAAAGAAAAAGAACCTTAACTAATTTAGAACATATAATAATAAAAAATTCAGGTAATGGTAAAAGACAATCTGATGTACAAGATATAGTAAAAAATGCTAAATTTTCTAAAACATATATGACTAATGTAATGAAAAATGCAGTAATAGGTGTTGAAAAAATAAAAGAGAAAAAGATATTATTACCAAATGAAAAATTATTTGTAAATATGGATGATTGTTTTATTTCTTCATTATTTAATAATAAAAAACAAAAAAATCGTATTCGTACAATTAGTGCAAATAAAGGTACAGATTTAGAAAAATCTACTAAAAGTAGAAATGTTTTAAAAGATAAAAAAATAACTTATATGAAAACTAAAAATGGTGAAAGAATTAAAAGACAAGAATTAATTGATAAAATTTATGATTTTCTTGATTTACAATTTATTTATAATAAAAGTAGTTTAGTATTTATTGGCGATGGTGCACCTTGAATTAAAACTTCTGCTAAAAAAGAAAATATTCCTTATGTAATTGATAGACATCATGCATTTAAAGCATTGAAAAAAGGATTTATTTTTAATAGAAAAGTAGATAATAAAAAATTAACAAATGCATATAACTTATTTATTAATGGTAAATATTATTTATTATTAGATTTTTTAAAAGTAAATAATATTGATGAAAAAATATATAAATATTTTAAAAATAATAAAGAAGGTATTATTAATCAAAAAGAAAATTGAAATCAAGGAGTTTGTGCTGAAAGTGATGTTTCACATTTAGTGAAATCATTAAAAGGTTATGGTGCTAAAATTTATAATGATAAAGTACTTAATAATTTGCTTTTAATTAATTCAGCAAGAATTAATAAATTAAATCTTTTACTTTAA
- a CDS encoding recombinase RecT: MANLTLPKNIDKSKIQQFTNYYELTKLNDKKLSTLNPQSVINTLATIFELDLSNNPIKKEIALIPYNNELQVQIQEDGFLTLLQRSNCVIDFQREIITDKHIFNKETKRWELDPSKIFENKIIIGYYGMISIKNYLDKIITFIKGMTKQECEEHRKKYSKTNGNSPWTTSFNAMALKTVIKAIIRDINKDPSIKLENQNIIDRAMQIDQAIVLENENIMYVDNPNNDNKEIKLKSIEEPKEEININYEQIQTNIDNLDKVVFSNE, encoded by the coding sequence ATGGCAAATTTAACTTTACCTAAAAATATAGATAAATCAAAAATACAACAATTTACTAACTATTATGAATTAACAAAATTAAATGATAAAAAATTATCAACATTAAATCCACAATCAGTTATTAATACTTTAGCAACTATATTTGAATTAGATTTAAGTAATAATCCAATTAAAAAAGAAATAGCATTAATACCTTATAATAATGAATTACAAGTACAAATTCAAGAAGATGGTTTTTTAACTTTATTACAACGTTCAAATTGTGTTATTGATTTTCAAAGAGAAATTATTACTGATAAACATATTTTTAATAAAGAAACTAAACGTTGAGAATTAGATCCTAGTAAAATATTTGAAAATAAAATAATTATTGGTTATTATGGTATGATTTCTATTAAAAATTATTTAGATAAAATAATTACTTTTATTAAAGGTATGACTAAACAAGAATGTGAAGAACATAGAAAAAAATATAGTAAAACAAATGGTAATAGTCCATGAACTACTAGTTTTAATGCTATGGCACTTAAAACAGTTATTAAAGCAATTATTAGAGATATTAATAAAGACCCTAGTATTAAATTAGAAAATCAAAATATTATTGATAGAGCAATGCAAATTGATCAAGCAATAGTATTAGAAAATGAAAATATAATGTATGTTGATAATCCAAATAATGATAATAAAGAAATTAAATTAAAATCTATTGAAGAACCAAAAGAAGAAATAAATATTAATTATGAACAAATACAAACTAATATTGATAATTTAGATAAGGTAGTATTTAGTAATGAATAA
- a CDS encoding PD-(D/E)XK nuclease family protein, whose translation MQLNNNLIFKKDTHQYFIKNKELISVSKIIQYYLYEDKNPYENIPFDRLENARLRGETVHKVAELYFKNININNIKDKLLNNIQHLFNKNYLQYCENLLNNLQEFKVNTKYICEQVFTYDIIAGTPDLIYKENNLYTIIDFKTLSNMYKENKEKSILQLTAYYWILKNNGFNLSNTHYIYWIQKDNVEKILVEITDELVYEWEMAIALWKENH comes from the coding sequence ATGCAATTGAATAATAATTTAATTTTTAAAAAAGATACACATCAATATTTTATTAAAAATAAAGAATTAATTTCAGTTTCTAAAATTATTCAATATTATTTATATGAAGATAAAAATCCTTATGAAAATATACCTTTTGATAGATTAGAAAATGCTAGATTAAGAGGAGAAACTGTTCATAAAGTAGCAGAATTATATTTTAAAAATATAAATATTAATAATATAAAAGATAAATTATTAAATAATATTCAACATTTATTTAATAAAAATTATTTACAATATTGTGAAAATTTATTAAATAATTTACAAGAATTTAAAGTAAATACTAAATATATATGTGAACAAGTATTTACTTATGATATTATTGCTGGAACACCAGATTTAATTTATAAAGAAAATAATTTATATACAATAATTGATTTTAAAACATTATCAAATATGTATAAAGAAAATAAAGAAAAATCAATATTACAATTAACTGCTTATTATTGAATATTAAAAAATAATGGTTTTAATTTATCAAATACACATTATATTTATTGAATTCAAAAAGATAATGTAGAAAAAATATTAGTAGAAATAACAGATGAATTAGTATATGAATGAGAAATGGCAATTGCACTTTGAAAGGAAAATCACTAA
- the rpoC gene encoding DNA-directed RNA polymerase subunit beta', translating to MQKNSKHYTAIKISLASADQIRSWSHGEITKPETINYKSLKPEKDGLFDARIFGPTKNYECTCGKYKKIKNKGKVCERCLVEITEAIVRRERLGHIELEEPVTHIWMLKASPSRIALALDMKAKDLEEVAYFVSYIVLEPGTAKGLKQKMIMDLGNAKSSADTRNRLRKVFTQILDQLEPNSFAHTRAQMLTDTLSDTSRPFSMDECAQFITKHTGTKFGIGAAAIEFLLKNINLEKEFIAIKKQLINKKSQTDRRKLMRRLDVIDSFAKSGNKPEWMVMHAIPVIPPDIRPIIQLDGGRFTTSEINDLYRRIIIRNERLKKVKQMGAPILIINNEKRMLQEAVDALFDNERKARPVTGRDKRPLKSLTSTLKGKQGRFRQNLLGKRVDYSGRSVIAVGPELKMYQCGIPRDMAIILFKPFVIQRLVYHELALNIKIAEKLIEVQDERIWDILEEVIKDRPVLLNRAPTLHRLGIQAFEPILVKGKAIRLHPLVTPAFNADFDGDQMAVHVPITQEAVAEARSLMLGSKNILSPKDGKPIVTPTQDMVLGNYYLTIEKMDELGQGTIFKDINEAVKAYDTKAVSLHAIIGIRVSSLGENKFAAEDQSKFLITTIGKIIFNQIFSNCMPFINRPNITNLTEIHTEDLVTPDVDFREFVKTRNVVEPFKKKNLADVIHKYFKIFGTQPTAKMLDKMKNLGFKFSTISGTTISAGDVVSYSGKTRLFAEADQYVKDINKFYKDGMLTNRERHYHIINKWGTVKNIIQDELEVVLRKDINNPIFMMWDSGARTNISNFTQLVGMRGLMNNPKGEVIELPIKSSFREGLNVSEFFISTHGARKGMADMALKTSDSGYLTRRLVDVSQDIIVTEFDCKTDNGFIISDIVDLKRNNIIVPLRDRLFGRYVQGDVVDANNNVIVPNNELIMEKLVEEILKAKVEKLNIRSVLTCEAGYGVCQKCYGVNLTTGEIVAIGEAVGIIAAQSIGEPGTQLTMRTFHTGGVAGGSDITQGLPRIKELLDVTNPKGAVAIISEFEGNITDIREEQGIYTIAVKSKLDYKEYKTQYNAQLRIKTGDTVKIGQKLTEGAINIIQLLEVAGIIEVQQYILKEVQRVYRLQGIEISDKYIEIIVKQMLNRIFIFEGGDSPLLPGEIVDIKEFKQVNAKIIYAGKTPAFGRPLILGIKKAPLESDSFLAAASFQDTTRVLTNAVIKSKTDNLRGLKENVILGNLIPAGTGLMTTENLLEMGRLAKEEEY from the coding sequence ATGCAAAAAAATTCAAAACATTATACTGCTATTAAAATTTCTCTTGCTTCTGCTGATCAAATCCGTTCTTGATCACATGGAGAAATTACGAAACCAGAAACTATTAACTACAAATCATTAAAACCAGAAAAAGATGGATTATTTGATGCCAGAATCTTTGGTCCAACTAAAAACTATGAATGTACTTGTGGAAAATATAAAAAAATTAAAAACAAAGGTAAAGTTTGTGAACGCTGTTTAGTGGAAATTACTGAAGCGATTGTCCGAAGAGAACGTTTAGGTCACATTGAACTTGAAGAACCAGTAACTCACATTTGAATGTTAAAAGCATCGCCATCGCGAATTGCTTTAGCATTAGATATGAAAGCCAAAGACTTAGAAGAAGTTGCTTATTTTGTTTCTTATATTGTTTTAGAGCCAGGAACTGCCAAAGGGTTAAAACAAAAAATGATTATGGATTTAGGAAATGCTAAATCATCAGCTGATACTCGTAACCGTTTACGTAAAGTATTTACCCAAATCTTAGATCAACTAGAACCTAATTCTTTTGCCCATACTCGTGCCCAAATGTTAACTGATACATTATCAGACACATCTCGTCCATTTTCAATGGATGAATGTGCCCAATTTATTACTAAACATACGGGAACTAAATTCGGAATTGGTGCTGCTGCCATTGAGTTTTTACTAAAAAATATTAACTTAGAAAAAGAATTCATTGCTATCAAAAAACAATTAATAAATAAAAAATCACAAACTGATCGCCGCAAATTAATGCGTCGTTTAGATGTCATTGACTCATTTGCTAAATCAGGAAATAAACCCGAATGAATGGTAATGCATGCCATTCCCGTTATTCCTCCTGACATTCGCCCCATTATCCAATTAGATGGTGGACGATTTACAACATCTGAAATCAATGACCTGTACCGCAGAATCATTATCCGTAATGAACGTCTAAAAAAAGTAAAACAAATGGGTGCTCCGATTCTAATTATCAATAATGAAAAACGAATGTTGCAAGAAGCTGTTGACGCTTTATTTGACAATGAACGTAAAGCCCGTCCCGTAACTGGAAGAGACAAACGTCCCTTAAAATCTTTAACTTCAACGTTAAAAGGAAAACAAGGACGTTTCCGTCAAAACTTACTAGGAAAACGGGTTGACTATTCAGGGAGAAGTGTTATTGCCGTTGGTCCCGAATTAAAAATGTACCAATGTGGGATTCCTCGTGATATGGCCATCATTTTATTCAAACCATTCGTAATTCAAAGATTAGTTTATCATGAATTGGCTTTAAACATTAAAATTGCTGAAAAGTTAATTGAAGTCCAAGATGAACGAATTTGAGATATTTTAGAAGAAGTAATTAAAGACCGTCCGGTATTGTTAAACCGTGCTCCGACTTTACACAGACTAGGAATTCAAGCGTTTGAACCAATTTTAGTGAAAGGAAAAGCTATCCGTTTACACCCACTAGTTACCCCGGCTTTCAATGCCGATTTCGATGGTGACCAAATGGCCGTTCACGTGCCAATTACCCAAGAAGCAGTAGCTGAAGCTCGTAGTTTAATGTTAGGTTCAAAGAATATTTTAAGTCCTAAAGATGGTAAACCGATTGTTACACCAACCCAAGATATGGTACTTGGTAACTACTATTTAACCATTGAAAAAATGGATGAATTAGGACAAGGGACAATCTTTAAAGATATTAATGAAGCAGTTAAAGCCTATGATACTAAAGCAGTATCATTACATGCTATTATTGGGATTCGTGTCTCAAGTTTAGGTGAAAATAAATTTGCAGCTGAAGACCAAAGTAAGTTCTTAATTACAACAATTGGTAAAATTATTTTTAACCAAATATTCTCAAACTGTATGCCATTTATTAACCGTCCTAATATTACTAACTTAACAGAAATTCATACTGAAGACCTTGTTACGCCAGATGTTGATTTTCGTGAATTTGTAAAAACAAGAAACGTTGTTGAACCATTCAAGAAAAAGAATTTAGCTGATGTTATTCATAAATACTTTAAAATTTTTGGCACACAACCAACTGCCAAAATGTTAGATAAAATGAAAAATCTTGGATTTAAATTCTCAACAATTTCTGGAACAACCATTTCGGCTGGTGATGTTGTATCTTACTCAGGCAAAACACGACTATTTGCCGAAGCTGATCAATATGTTAAAGACATTAATAAATTTTACAAAGATGGAATGTTGACTAATCGAGAACGTCACTATCATATTATTAATAAATGAGGAACTGTTAAAAATATTATCCAAGATGAGTTAGAAGTAGTCTTAAGAAAAGATATTAACAATCCCATCTTTATGATGTGAGATTCAGGTGCTCGTACTAATATTAGTAACTTTACACAATTAGTAGGAATGCGTGGTTTAATGAACAACCCCAAAGGGGAAGTTATTGAACTACCCATTAAATCTTCATTCCGTGAAGGACTGAACGTGTCAGAATTCTTTATTTCGACCCATGGGGCCCGAAAAGGAATGGCTGATATGGCGTTGAAAACTTCTGACTCAGGATACTTAACACGAAGACTAGTTGATGTTTCGCAAGATATTATTGTTACTGAATTTGATTGTAAAACTGATAATGGCTTCATTATTAGTGATATTGTTGACTTAAAACGTAATAATATTATTGTGCCATTACGTGACCGTTTATTTGGACGTTATGTGCAAGGTGATGTTGTTGATGCTAATAATAATGTGATTGTTCCAAACAATGAATTAATTATGGAAAAACTAGTGGAAGAAATATTAAAAGCCAAAGTTGAAAAACTAAATATTCGTTCCGTATTAACTTGTGAAGCTGGATATGGTGTTTGTCAAAAATGTTATGGTGTTAACTTAACGACTGGTGAAATTGTGGCGATTGGTGAAGCAGTTGGAATTATTGCAGCGCAATCAATTGGTGAACCAGGTACCCAACTAACCATGAGAACCTTCCATACTGGTGGGGTTGCTGGTGGTAGTGATATTACCCAAGGATTACCAAGAATCAAGGAACTATTAGACGTTACTAACCCCAAAGGGGCAGTTGCTATTATTAGTGAATTTGAAGGTAACATTACTGACATTCGTGAAGAACAAGGTATTTATACGATTGCTGTTAAGTCAAAACTTGATTACAAAGAATATAAAACGCAATATAATGCGCAACTACGTATTAAAACAGGTGACACAGTTAAAATTGGTCAAAAATTAACTGAAGGTGCTATTAATATTATTCAACTATTAGAAGTTGCTGGTATTATTGAAGTGCAACAATATATCTTAAAAGAAGTGCAACGTGTTTATCGTTTACAAGGAATTGAAATTTCTGATAAGTATATTGAAATCATTGTTAAACAAATGTTGAACCGTATCTTTATCTTTGAAGGTGGCGATTCACCGTTATTACCGGGAGAAATTGTTGACATTAAAGAATTCAAGCAAGTTAATGCTAAAATTATTTATGCTGGTAAAACACCTGCCTTTGGTCGTCCATTAATCTTAGGAATTAAGAAAGCACCGTTAGAATCTGATTCATTCTTAGCAGCAGCTTCGTTCCAAGATACAACGAGAGTATTAACAAATGCGGTTATTAAATCGAAAACTGATAATTTAAGAGGCCTAAAAGAAAATGTTATTTTAGGAAACTTAATTCCTGCCGGAACTGGTTTAATGACAACAGAAAATTTACTAGAAATGGGTAGACTTGCGAAAGAAGAAGAATACTAG